One part of the Oikeobacillus pervagus genome encodes these proteins:
- a CDS encoding 3-hydroxybutyryl-CoA dehydrogenase: MNKVKTIGVVGAGTMGNGIAQVAAEAGYSVILQDLQEGFLQRGLNTIERNLNRAVEKGKLDQIRAEEIIGNIHGTVNIQELADADVIIEAIIEKMEPKKDLFKKLDAICKETTIFASNTSGLSITEIAAATNRPDQVVGMHFFNPVPVMKLVELIKGQDTSNETFELAQQLVKSFGKVGIVINDAPLFAVNRILVPMINEAIFVLAEGTASAEDIDEGMKLGANHPIGPLALADLIGLDTLLLVIETLYTETSDSKYRPCPLLKKLVRAGHLGRKTGQGFYSYSATKKQPVTQ, encoded by the coding sequence ATGAATAAAGTGAAAACGATTGGAGTAGTTGGGGCAGGAACAATGGGAAATGGGATCGCCCAAGTAGCGGCAGAGGCTGGGTATTCCGTAATTTTACAAGATCTTCAGGAGGGTTTTTTACAAAGAGGGCTAAATACTATCGAACGGAATCTAAACCGAGCAGTCGAAAAAGGCAAACTGGACCAAATTAGAGCCGAAGAAATCATCGGAAACATCCATGGAACGGTCAATATCCAAGAATTGGCGGATGCCGATGTGATCATCGAAGCGATCATTGAAAAAATGGAACCGAAAAAAGACTTGTTTAAAAAATTGGATGCCATTTGTAAAGAAACAACGATCTTTGCTTCCAATACATCCGGTTTAAGCATTACCGAAATTGCCGCAGCAACGAACCGACCTGATCAAGTAGTAGGAATGCATTTCTTTAATCCAGTCCCTGTCATGAAATTAGTAGAATTGATTAAAGGACAGGATACTTCCAATGAGACATTTGAATTAGCCCAACAATTAGTCAAGTCTTTTGGAAAAGTAGGAATTGTCATCAATGATGCCCCATTATTTGCGGTCAATCGAATTTTAGTTCCAATGATTAATGAAGCCATCTTCGTTCTCGCCGAGGGGACCGCAAGCGCAGAGGATATTGACGAAGGAATGAAACTCGGTGCAAATCATCCAATCGGCCCATTAGCTTTGGCCGACCTAATTGGACTCGATACACTCTTATTAGTCATTGAAACCTTATACACAGAAACAAGCGATTCAAAATACCGCCCATGCCCATTATTAAAAAAATTAGTCCGTGCAGGCCATTTAGGAAGAAAAACAGGCCAAGGATTTTACAGTTATTCTGCCACTAAGAAGCAACCCGTTACACAATAG